From Gemmatimonas sp., a single genomic window includes:
- a CDS encoding LptE family protein: MTPSGAVRRIARAARGTFALLLAASLVGGCYGFSGGGGLPKQLKTVAIEPFDNQTAVPELQREVFEQLRAALRDRLNLREAPVARADLVVRGTLVKYDVDLPAGVSADGRQTTSTRRRLIIVLDVEIIDQTTGRTLLTKKGLQREGQYAEGGEAVGRKNALESLISDLVEGVQSQW; the protein is encoded by the coding sequence ATGACGCCATCTGGCGCCGTCCGTAGGATCGCACGCGCCGCACGGGGCACTTTCGCTCTGCTGTTGGCGGCGTCGCTGGTGGGTGGCTGCTACGGGTTCTCCGGAGGCGGCGGACTGCCGAAACAGTTGAAGACCGTGGCCATCGAGCCGTTCGACAATCAGACGGCGGTGCCTGAGCTGCAACGCGAAGTCTTCGAGCAGCTGCGCGCAGCGCTGCGCGATCGTCTCAATCTGCGCGAAGCGCCCGTTGCCCGAGCGGACTTGGTGGTGCGCGGTACACTGGTGAAGTACGACGTCGACTTGCCGGCCGGTGTCAGCGCCGACGGCCGCCAGACCACGTCGACGCGGCGACGGCTGATCATCGTGCTTGATGTTGAGATCATCGATCAGACGACTGGCCGCACGCTCCTCACCAAGAAAGGGCTGCAGCGCGAAGGACAGTACGCGGAAGGTGGTGAGGCCGTAGGACGCAAGAACGCGCTCGAAAGCCTGATTTCCGACCTCGTGGAAGGCGTGCAATCCCAATGGTAA
- the rfaE2 gene encoding D-glycero-beta-D-manno-heptose 1-phosphate adenylyltransferase: MTLEAAASWRRTVRGAVVFTNGVFDLLHPGHVDVLDRARREGAALIVGINSDASVKRLKGPERPIRTASERAVVLAALEAVDAVVLFEEDTPIELVRALEPDVIVKGGDYSPDTIVGADLVTARGGRVVVIPLVDGHSTTSTIEKLRG; the protein is encoded by the coding sequence ATGACGCTGGAGGCGGCCGCCAGCTGGCGCCGCACCGTTCGTGGCGCTGTCGTGTTTACCAACGGTGTCTTCGATCTGCTGCATCCTGGCCACGTCGATGTCCTCGACCGCGCACGTCGTGAGGGCGCGGCGTTGATCGTGGGTATCAACAGCGATGCATCAGTCAAGCGCCTGAAGGGACCTGAACGGCCGATTCGCACGGCCAGCGAGCGCGCCGTCGTGTTGGCGGCGCTGGAGGCGGTCGACGCGGTCGTGCTGTTCGAAGAGGATACGCCGATCGAACTCGTGCGCGCCCTCGAGCCCGATGTCATCGTGAAGGGCGGCGATTATTCACCAGACACTATCGTTGGCGCGGACCTGGTGACCGCACGCGGTGGACGCGTGGTGGTTATTCCGCTCGTCGACGGACACTCCACAACTTCTACCATCGAGAAATTGCGTGGCTGA